In one window of Tenacibaculum mesophilum DNA:
- the mraY gene encoding phospho-N-acetylmuramoyl-pentapeptide-transferase, whose translation MLYYLFQYLESEFSLTGASVFQFITFRSAMAFILSLLISTIFGKKIINYLRRQQVGETVRDLGLDGQVQKAGTPTMGGVIIILATLIPVLFLAKLENIYIVILLITTVWMGLIGFADDYIKVFKKDKAGLKGKFKVLGQVGLGIIVGSMLYFHQDVTIKEQLPTSEQVAQVDGKKKVFGEAHKSTKTTVPFLKNNELDYAKALSFLGDGYEKYGWIIFIFVTVFIVTGVSNGANLTDGIDGLAAGSSAIMVITLAIFAWVSGNIIFADYLDVMYIPKSGEMTVFILAFAGALIGFLWYNTYPAQVFMGDTGSLTIGGIIAVIAIAIRKELLLPVLAGIFVVENLSVILQVSWFKYTKKKFGEGRRIFKMSPLHHHYQKLNYHESKIVVRFWIVGILLAVFTIVTLKLR comes from the coding sequence ATGCTGTATTATTTATTTCAATATTTAGAAAGTGAATTTAGCTTAACAGGAGCAAGTGTGTTTCAATTCATCACATTTCGATCTGCAATGGCATTCATATTGTCTCTGTTGATTTCAACCATTTTTGGTAAAAAAATCATTAACTACTTAAGAAGGCAGCAAGTAGGTGAAACAGTAAGAGATTTAGGTTTAGATGGTCAAGTACAAAAAGCAGGAACACCAACTATGGGAGGTGTAATTATAATCCTTGCAACATTAATTCCTGTGTTATTTTTAGCAAAGCTAGAAAATATATATATCGTTATTTTATTGATTACGACTGTTTGGATGGGGCTTATTGGTTTTGCGGATGATTATATAAAAGTGTTTAAAAAAGATAAAGCGGGATTAAAAGGAAAGTTCAAAGTTTTAGGACAAGTAGGATTAGGTATAATCGTAGGTTCTATGCTGTATTTTCACCAAGATGTAACCATCAAAGAACAACTGCCTACTTCAGAACAAGTTGCGCAAGTAGATGGTAAAAAGAAAGTGTTTGGTGAGGCTCATAAATCGACAAAAACAACAGTTCCTTTTTTAAAGAATAACGAGTTAGATTATGCAAAAGCATTAAGCTTCTTAGGAGATGGATATGAAAAATATGGATGGATAATCTTCATTTTTGTTACCGTTTTTATCGTTACAGGAGTTTCGAACGGTGCGAATTTAACAGATGGTATTGATGGATTAGCGGCAGGTTCATCAGCAATTATGGTAATAACGCTGGCAATTTTTGCATGGGTATCTGGTAACATCATTTTTGCAGACTATTTAGATGTAATGTACATTCCGAAGTCTGGAGAAATGACTGTTTTCATTTTAGCGTTTGCAGGAGCTTTAATCGGTTTTCTATGGTATAATACCTATCCGGCACAAGTGTTTATGGGAGATACTGGAAGTTTAACTATTGGAGGTATCATAGCTGTAATAGCTATTGCCATAAGGAAAGAATTGTTACTGCCAGTTTTGGCTGGAATATTTGTAGTCGAGAATTTATCGGTAATACTACAAGTTTCATGGTTTAAGTACACAAAGAAGAAGTTTGGAGAAGGAAGACGAATATTTAAAATGTCTCCTCTACATCATCATTATCAAAAACTAAACTATCACGAAAGTAAAATTGTAGTACGCTTTTGGATTGTAGGAATTTTATTAGCGGTATTTACCATAGTAACATTGAAGTTAAGATAA
- a CDS encoding UDP-N-acetylmuramoyl-L-alanyl-D-glutamate--2,6-diaminopimelate ligase, giving the protein MKKLKDILYKVVVKEVYGNTDIDISNIQFDSRQVQEEDVFVAQKGVTVDGHQFIAKAVSLGAKTVICESLPENKNEEVTYVKVEDSNAALAIIATNYYNNPSKSLQLVGVTGTNGKTTIASLLYQLFKKAGYKVGLLSTVRVMVDEEEYKATHTTPNSLAINNYLSKMVEAGVDYCFMEVSSHGIHQKRTEGLEFAGGVFTNLSHDHLDYHETFAEYRDVKKSFFDSLPKSAFALVNIDDKNGQIMLQNTKANKQTYALKTLGDFKAKVLEKRLSGTLLTINGIEVWTKLIGEFNAYNLLAIYGVAELLGLEKIEILRIISELESVSGRFQYTVSDDGVTAIVDYAHTPDALKNVLQTINDIRTGNETVITVVGCGGDRDTTKRPKMALIASQLSDQAIFTSDNPRTEDPQSIIDEMETGVAAENYKKTLSIVDRRQAIKTACKLATSGDIVLIAGKGHETYQEINGVRHHFDDLEEVTNYFNQLKKH; this is encoded by the coding sequence TTGAAGAAATTAAAAGACATATTATATAAGGTAGTGGTAAAAGAAGTTTACGGGAACACTGATATTGATATAAGCAATATTCAGTTTGATAGTAGACAAGTGCAGGAAGAGGATGTTTTTGTAGCTCAAAAAGGAGTAACAGTGGACGGGCATCAGTTTATAGCGAAAGCAGTATCGTTGGGTGCTAAGACTGTTATCTGTGAGTCTTTACCAGAAAATAAAAATGAAGAGGTTACTTATGTTAAAGTAGAAGATTCTAATGCGGCATTAGCAATAATAGCAACAAATTATTATAACAACCCGTCAAAAAGCTTGCAGTTAGTAGGAGTAACAGGAACAAATGGTAAAACTACAATTGCAAGCTTATTGTACCAACTGTTTAAAAAAGCAGGATATAAAGTGGGGTTGTTATCAACTGTGCGAGTAATGGTTGATGAAGAAGAATATAAAGCAACACATACAACACCAAACTCACTAGCGATAAATAACTATTTATCAAAAATGGTAGAAGCTGGAGTTGATTATTGTTTTATGGAGGTAAGTTCTCATGGAATACATCAAAAACGTACTGAAGGCTTAGAGTTTGCAGGAGGAGTGTTTACAAACTTATCGCATGATCATTTAGACTACCATGAAACATTTGCAGAGTATCGGGATGTTAAAAAATCGTTTTTTGATTCATTGCCAAAATCAGCATTTGCCTTGGTGAATATTGATGATAAGAACGGGCAAATAATGTTACAAAACACAAAGGCAAATAAACAAACTTATGCATTAAAAACATTAGGAGATTTTAAAGCAAAAGTGTTAGAAAAACGTCTTTCAGGAACCTTGTTAACAATCAACGGAATAGAGGTTTGGACAAAGTTGATAGGTGAGTTCAATGCCTACAATTTATTGGCAATATATGGGGTGGCAGAGTTATTAGGACTTGAGAAAATAGAAATTTTACGAATTATAAGTGAGTTAGAAAGTGTAAGTGGACGATTTCAATATACAGTTTCAGATGATGGAGTTACGGCCATAGTAGACTATGCACATACACCTGATGCACTAAAAAATGTATTACAAACTATTAACGACATCCGAACAGGAAATGAAACTGTGATTACAGTTGTAGGTTGTGGTGGAGATAGAGATACAACAAAGCGTCCTAAAATGGCATTAATTGCTTCTCAGTTGAGTGATCAAGCTATTTTTACTTCAGATAATCCTAGGACAGAAGACCCTCAATCGATAATTGATGAAATGGAAACTGGAGTTGCGGCAGAAAACTATAAAAAAACACTATCAATTGTAGACCGAAGACAGGCTATAAAAACAGCTTGTAAGCTAGCAACTTCAGGAGATATTGTACTTATTGCAGGAAAAGGTCATGAAACCTACCAGGAAATAAATGGTGTTAGGCATCATTTTGATGATTTAGAAGAAGTAACCAACTATTTTAATCAACTAAAAAAACACTAA
- a CDS encoding penicillin-binding protein → MVVKKGILNKLYVIVVLMTLFFVVIIFRLFKLQYVEGDKYRNLSEEETVKNDTIFANRGNVYAADGNLLATSMSKFTIRMDVVAVDSEIFEKNIRALSESLSGLLGKSASYYQKKLRNAKKRRNRYLLIARNVGYNDYVKMKSFPIFNRGVYRGGFIAEQKTVRVHPIGKIAERTIGYDDYRGGAGIEGAFADYMQGENGWRLKQKIAKGQWKPINDVNEKEPVDGSDVITTIDVNVQDITHHALLRQMEYFEADHGCAVVMEVETGEIKAISNLGRTSKGRYYEKRNYAVWESHEPGSTFKLASLMVALEDKVVDTSTVVDCEKGRIYINNRKVEDSKRGGYGKISLGRVFEVSSNVGIVKTIQKYYDKNPKKFTDRIKSFGLDQLTGVKIKGEGKPYIPEPTEKSWSPISLEWMAWGYGVSLTPLQTLAFYNAVANDGKLVKPYFVKELRVGGKVEESFGTEVVKEKIASQETLDKVRKVMENTIKYGTGKGIYSPNFSMAGKTGTAKKYIPRTKNAKGEYEGGYYSNQKYVASFAGFFPADEPKYSCIVVVHSPKKEKGYYGATVAAPIFKEIAQKIYTSTAINNQLVSDDISEEVLEREYQEYYQKLRKYKTIMPKVLGMSGMDAIALLENMGLKVKFSGVGKVTEQSIDRGQKVSKGATIYLKLS, encoded by the coding sequence ATGGTAGTAAAAAAAGGCATATTAAACAAACTCTACGTGATTGTTGTTTTAATGACGCTTTTCTTTGTAGTTATCATTTTTAGACTTTTTAAACTTCAATATGTAGAAGGAGATAAGTATAGGAATCTTTCTGAAGAAGAAACAGTTAAAAACGATACTATTTTTGCAAATAGGGGAAATGTGTATGCGGCAGATGGAAATTTGTTAGCAACCTCTATGTCAAAATTTACCATTCGAATGGATGTGGTGGCGGTAGATTCTGAGATTTTTGAAAAAAATATCCGAGCACTTTCTGAGTCGCTTTCTGGATTGTTAGGGAAATCAGCTAGTTACTATCAAAAGAAGTTGCGTAATGCAAAAAAACGTAGAAACCGATATTTGTTAATAGCCCGTAATGTAGGATATAATGATTATGTGAAAATGAAAAGCTTTCCCATTTTTAATAGAGGGGTGTATCGAGGAGGCTTTATCGCGGAACAAAAAACAGTGAGAGTTCACCCAATAGGAAAAATAGCTGAACGTACAATTGGTTACGATGATTACAGAGGTGGGGCAGGAATTGAAGGTGCTTTTGCGGATTATATGCAAGGTGAAAACGGTTGGCGTTTAAAACAAAAGATAGCTAAAGGGCAATGGAAGCCTATTAATGATGTAAATGAGAAGGAGCCTGTAGATGGAAGTGATGTAATTACTACAATAGATGTAAACGTTCAAGATATAACGCATCATGCTCTGTTAAGACAGATGGAGTATTTTGAAGCAGATCATGGTTGTGCTGTAGTGATGGAAGTGGAAACAGGAGAGATTAAAGCGATTTCTAATTTAGGGAGGACTTCTAAAGGAAGGTATTACGAAAAAAGAAACTATGCTGTTTGGGAGAGTCACGAGCCTGGGTCAACTTTTAAGTTAGCTAGCTTAATGGTGGCTTTAGAAGATAAAGTTGTAGATACTTCAACTGTGGTAGATTGTGAAAAAGGAAGAATTTATATTAATAATCGTAAAGTAGAAGATAGTAAAAGAGGAGGGTACGGAAAAATATCATTAGGAAGGGTATTTGAGGTTTCTTCAAATGTTGGAATTGTGAAAACAATACAAAAGTACTACGATAAAAATCCTAAAAAATTCACGGATAGAATTAAGTCTTTTGGGTTGGATCAATTAACAGGTGTTAAAATCAAAGGAGAAGGAAAGCCTTATATACCAGAACCAACAGAGAAAAGTTGGAGCCCTATTTCATTAGAGTGGATGGCTTGGGGTTATGGGGTTTCTCTTACGCCGTTACAAACACTAGCGTTTTACAATGCAGTCGCAAATGACGGAAAGTTGGTAAAGCCATATTTTGTAAAAGAGCTAAGAGTAGGAGGTAAAGTTGAAGAAAGCTTTGGAACAGAAGTAGTAAAAGAAAAAATAGCATCACAAGAAACCTTAGATAAAGTACGAAAAGTGATGGAAAATACTATAAAATACGGAACAGGTAAAGGAATTTATTCACCAAACTTTTCTATGGCAGGAAAAACAGGAACGGCAAAAAAATACATTCCTAGAACTAAAAATGCTAAGGGAGAATATGAAGGAGGATATTATTCAAATCAAAAGTATGTGGCTTCTTTTGCAGGTTTCTTTCCCGCAGATGAACCAAAATACTCTTGCATTGTAGTAGTTCATAGTCCTAAAAAAGAAAAAGGATATTACGGGGCTACGGTTGCTGCTCCTATATTTAAAGAAATAGCTCAAAAAATTTATACGTCAACAGCAATTAATAATCAGCTTGTTTCTGATGATATTTCAGAAGAGGTTCTTGAAAGGGAGTATCAAGAATACTATCAAAAACTAAGGAAGTATAAAACAATTATGCCTAAAGTTTTAGGTATGAGTGGAATGGATGCAATTGCATTATTAGAGAATATGGGGTTAAAAGTTAAATTTTCAGGAGTAGGAAAAGTAACAGAACAGTCCATAGATAGGGGGCAAAAAGTCTCAAAAGGTGCAACGATATATTTAAAATTATCATAG
- a CDS encoding FtsL-like putative cell division protein has product MSIVRKGIYDLLRGSFLTDESSFKNWRILIFTVVLLLVMIYSSHSADAKVVQIAVLNKKKRELRAEDVDTSTQLMRMKLESSIRDKVKNKGLYPAKKPPQKIKVTYNKE; this is encoded by the coding sequence ATGTCAATAGTAAGAAAGGGTATATACGATCTTTTAAGAGGTAGTTTTCTTACGGATGAAAGCTCGTTTAAGAATTGGCGAATTTTGATTTTTACAGTTGTTTTACTATTAGTGATGATCTATAGTTCGCATAGTGCCGATGCAAAAGTGGTGCAAATAGCAGTGCTTAATAAGAAGAAAAGAGAGTTGCGGGCTGAAGATGTGGACACGAGTACTCAATTAATGCGAATGAAGTTAGAGAGTAGTATTCGAGATAAAGTAAAAAACAAAGGGTTGTACCCTGCAAAAAAACCGCCCCAAAAAATAAAAGTAACATATAATAAAGAGTAA
- the rsmH gene encoding 16S rRNA (cytosine(1402)-N(4))-methyltransferase RsmH: MSYHNPVLLKESVDALSIKEDGVYVDVTFGGGGHSREILSRLGEKGRLFAFDQDPDAQQNKIDDPRFVLIGENFRFISRFLRFYGVRKVDGVLADLGVSSHQFDEAERGFSTRFDADLDMRMDQKSELSGKKIINTYSEEDLADVLFLYGELRNARTLAKTIVEARVDREIKTSFELKEVLQKFLPKAKEHKILAQIFQAIRIEVNQELEVLKEFLQQIPDLLNEEGRLSVISYHSLEDRLVKRFIRTGLFSGEPEKDFYGNTSEPLKKVGKMIVPTKEEIKENNRARSAKLRIATLK; the protein is encoded by the coding sequence ATGAGTTATCATAATCCAGTTTTATTGAAAGAAAGTGTTGATGCGCTTAGTATAAAGGAAGATGGAGTTTATGTGGATGTTACCTTTGGAGGAGGGGGGCATTCTAGAGAAATATTAAGTCGATTAGGTGAAAAAGGAAGATTGTTTGCCTTTGATCAAGATCCTGATGCGCAACAAAATAAAATTGACGATCCACGTTTTGTGTTGATTGGAGAGAATTTTCGATTCATATCGAGGTTTTTGCGCTTTTATGGTGTTAGGAAAGTAGATGGGGTGCTGGCTGATTTAGGAGTGTCTTCACATCAGTTTGATGAAGCGGAAAGAGGTTTTTCTACTCGTTTTGATGCAGATTTGGATATGCGAATGGATCAGAAATCTGAATTATCAGGAAAAAAAATAATCAATACCTATAGTGAGGAAGATTTGGCGGATGTGTTGTTTTTGTATGGGGAATTGCGGAATGCGCGAACCTTGGCGAAAACTATTGTTGAGGCAAGAGTTGATAGAGAAATTAAAACGAGCTTTGAGTTAAAAGAAGTGTTGCAAAAATTTCTTCCGAAAGCAAAAGAACATAAAATACTAGCGCAAATTTTTCAAGCAATACGAATAGAAGTGAATCAGGAGTTGGAGGTGTTGAAAGAATTTTTGCAGCAAATCCCAGACTTGTTAAATGAAGAAGGTAGATTGAGTGTGATTTCATATCATTCTTTAGAAGATAGGTTGGTGAAACGATTTATAAGGACCGGATTGTTTAGTGGTGAACCAGAAAAAGATTTTTATGGTAATACCAGTGAACCACTTAAAAAAGTTGGTAAAATGATTGTGCCAACAAAAGAGGAGATAAAAGAAAATAATAGAGCACGTAGTGCGAAACTAAGAATAGCAACATTAAAGTAA
- the mraZ gene encoding division/cell wall cluster transcriptional repressor MraZ, translating into MVSLIGTYECKVDAKGRLMMSSAFKKQLSSVLQEGFVIKRSVFQSCLELYPMQEWNLVMAKINKLNRFVKKNNDFIRRFTAGVKMVDVDASGRVLIPKDLCQFAGIEKQVVLSSAVNIIEIWDKDKYEKVIDDAVVDFAELAEEVMGNTEVDELS; encoded by the coding sequence GTGGTAAGTTTAATTGGAACATATGAGTGCAAGGTAGATGCTAAAGGGAGGTTGATGATGTCGTCAGCGTTCAAGAAGCAATTGTCTTCTGTGTTGCAAGAAGGGTTTGTGATTAAACGTTCTGTTTTTCAGTCTTGTCTGGAGTTGTATCCAATGCAAGAATGGAATCTGGTAATGGCAAAAATCAATAAACTAAATCGATTTGTAAAGAAAAATAATGATTTTATCAGAAGGTTTACTGCCGGTGTGAAAATGGTGGATGTAGATGCTTCAGGGAGGGTCTTGATTCCGAAAGATTTATGTCAGTTTGCGGGTATTGAAAAGCAAGTGGTGCTCTCTTCTGCAGTGAATATTATTGAAATTTGGGATAAGGATAAGTACGAAAAAGTAATTGATGATGCTGTTGTTGATTTTGCTGAGTTAGCAGAAGAAGTAATGGGTAATACGGAAGTAGATGAGTTATCATAA
- a CDS encoding alpha/beta fold hydrolase, which produces MTEFLKKEDKFTYAEAGEGSPIIILHGLMGALSNFGSTFNHLSKKGYQVFIPELPLYTLPLLKTNVKNLAKFLHDFIEYKGLKNVTLLGNSLGGHIALYYTKHYSEDVKALVLTGSSGLYENSMGDSYPKRGDKEFVRKKAQDVFYDKAIATDELVDQVYDVINDRNTLIRTLAIAKSAIRHNMAKDLPNMKQPTCLIWGKQDSVTPPEVAEDFKKLLPDADLFWIDKCGHAAMMETPEEFNKILEGWLSKREI; this is translated from the coding sequence ATGACTGAATTTTTAAAGAAAGAAGACAAATTTACATATGCTGAAGCAGGAGAAGGAAGCCCAATTATCATTCTTCACGGGTTAATGGGAGCTCTTAGTAATTTTGGTTCCACTTTTAATCATCTTTCAAAAAAAGGATATCAAGTTTTTATACCAGAGTTACCCTTATACACATTACCCCTCCTTAAAACTAATGTAAAAAATTTAGCCAAGTTTTTACATGATTTCATAGAGTATAAAGGGCTTAAAAATGTTACTCTACTAGGAAATTCTCTAGGCGGACATATAGCTTTATACTATACAAAACATTATTCTGAAGATGTTAAAGCATTAGTTTTAACAGGTAGTTCTGGATTATACGAAAACTCAATGGGAGATAGCTATCCTAAAAGAGGTGACAAGGAGTTTGTTAGAAAAAAAGCACAAGATGTTTTTTATGATAAAGCCATTGCTACAGACGAACTTGTTGATCAAGTGTACGATGTTATAAATGATAGAAATACCTTGATTAGAACACTAGCTATTGCTAAAAGTGCCATTCGTCATAACATGGCTAAAGATTTACCCAACATGAAACAACCTACCTGTTTAATTTGGGGAAAACAAGACAGTGTTACTCCACCTGAAGTTGCTGAAGACTTCAAAAAACTTTTACCTGATGCCGATTTATTCTGGATTGACAAATGCGGACATGCAGCTATGATGGAAACACCAGAAGAATTTAATAAAATTTTAGAAGGGTGGCTTTCTAAACGCGAAATATAA
- the yihA gene encoding ribosome biogenesis GTP-binding protein YihA/YsxC: MKIKSAEFVMSNSNVTKAPKDRIPEYAFIGRSNVGKSSLINMLMERKDLAKTSGKPGKTQLINHFKINNEWFLVDLPGYGYAQVSKKKRQIFQFFIENYFKEREQLVCTFVLIDSRHDPQKIDLEFMQFLGENRIPFCIVFTKADKLGSSKLNKQITTYKKKLLNYWEELPISFVTSSSTGMGRDEFLNFIDQVNEDVAENFK; encoded by the coding sequence ATGAAAATAAAATCTGCTGAATTTGTAATGAGTAACAGCAATGTTACCAAGGCTCCTAAAGACAGAATACCTGAGTACGCTTTTATAGGTCGATCAAATGTCGGAAAATCTTCATTAATCAATATGTTGATGGAGCGTAAAGATTTGGCAAAAACCTCTGGTAAACCAGGGAAGACACAACTTATTAACCATTTTAAAATTAATAACGAATGGTTTTTAGTAGATCTTCCTGGATATGGTTATGCACAGGTTTCTAAAAAAAAGCGTCAAATTTTTCAATTTTTTATTGAAAACTATTTTAAAGAACGTGAACAGCTGGTTTGTACTTTTGTTTTAATCGATTCTCGCCACGATCCACAAAAAATAGATTTGGAATTCATGCAGTTTTTAGGTGAAAACCGCATTCCGTTTTGTATTGTTTTTACCAAAGCTGATAAACTAGGGAGCTCTAAACTCAACAAACAAATTACCACTTACAAAAAGAAATTATTAAATTACTGGGAGGAATTACCAATTTCTTTTGTTACCTCATCTTCTACAGGAATGGGGCGAGATGAGTTTTTAAACTTTATTGATCAAGTTAACGAAGATGTAGCGGAGAATTTTAAATAA
- a CDS encoding RluA family pseudouridine synthase, translating to MHSTKENLQVLHEDNHIIVINKRAGDIVQGDKTGDKPLLDVVKEYIKDKYNKPGNVFLGTVHRLDRPTTGIVIYARTSKALERLNKMLRDKTIKKTYWAVVQQQPKKATDTLTNYLKKNPKNNKSTAYTKEVNGSKKAILHYKTLKKLDNYSLLEVDLETGRHHQIRVQLSNIGSTIKGDLKYGAKRSNKDGSIHLHARKIQFTHPVSKEPIKVTAPTPSDPVWDACL from the coding sequence ATGCACTCTACAAAAGAAAACTTACAAGTTTTACATGAAGACAATCACATTATAGTGATTAATAAGCGGGCTGGTGATATAGTGCAAGGTGACAAAACAGGCGACAAACCACTTTTAGATGTTGTTAAAGAATACATTAAAGATAAATACAACAAACCTGGAAACGTATTTTTAGGAACCGTTCACAGGCTAGATCGCCCTACTACAGGTATCGTTATCTACGCACGTACTTCAAAAGCCTTAGAACGACTAAATAAAATGTTACGTGACAAAACCATTAAAAAAACATACTGGGCAGTGGTTCAACAGCAACCTAAAAAAGCAACCGATACCTTAACAAATTACTTAAAAAAGAATCCAAAAAATAACAAATCGACCGCTTACACTAAAGAGGTTAACGGAAGTAAAAAAGCTATACTTCACTACAAAACGCTTAAAAAACTAGATAATTATTCATTATTAGAGGTCGACTTGGAAACTGGACGTCACCATCAAATTCGCGTACAGCTTTCTAACATTGGCTCTACTATAAAAGGAGATTTAAAATACGGTGCTAAAAGAAGCAACAAAGACGGAAGTATTCATTTACATGCTCGAAAAATTCAATTTACACACCCTGTTAGCAAAGAACCTATTAAGGTTACCGCTCCAACTCCTTCTGACCCCGTTTGGGATGCTTGTTTGTAA
- a CDS encoding alkane 1-monooxygenase produces MKALKFLTILTLPITVYISFTNMGWLTLLPLLVFFGLVPLLELLFKPDKNNFNKEQEAQEKENRLYTYILYAMVPIQLVFLVWFLWIMKDTQLTILEYIGKISAMGLLCGVIGINVGHELGHRNNRFDELLGEILLLTSLDTHFLPYHNAGHHFNVATPKDAATARRNEIVYLFWIRSHFQSYYQAWEVENTRLKNSERSWFHLQNRMLIYTLCNILLLAGIFFLFGLKALLAFITAAVFGILLLETVNYIEHYGLLRKQNEKGRYERVKRTHSWNSDHRIGMLMLFNLSRHSDHHYNGSKHYQLLKSLPESPQMPTGYPGMMLVALVPPLWFSIMNKKIQDL; encoded by the coding sequence ATGAAAGCTCTTAAATTTTTAACGATTTTAACACTCCCTATCACTGTTTACATTTCGTTTACAAATATGGGATGGTTAACACTTTTACCTTTACTTGTTTTCTTCGGCTTAGTTCCTCTTCTCGAATTACTTTTTAAACCTGATAAAAATAATTTCAATAAAGAACAAGAAGCGCAAGAAAAAGAAAATAGACTCTACACCTATATTCTATACGCAATGGTACCTATTCAATTAGTTTTCCTAGTGTGGTTTTTATGGATAATGAAAGACACACAATTAACTATCTTAGAATATATAGGAAAAATCTCAGCTATGGGCTTGCTATGTGGCGTTATTGGTATTAATGTTGGGCATGAGTTAGGACATAGAAACAACCGTTTTGATGAGCTTTTAGGAGAAATTTTACTACTAACTTCATTAGACACCCACTTTCTACCCTACCATAATGCAGGACATCATTTTAATGTAGCCACTCCAAAAGACGCCGCAACTGCAAGAAGAAATGAAATTGTTTACCTGTTTTGGATTCGTTCTCATTTTCAAAGCTATTATCAAGCTTGGGAAGTGGAAAATACACGTTTAAAAAATTCAGAAAGAAGCTGGTTTCACTTACAAAATAGAATGCTCATTTACACACTCTGTAACATTCTTTTATTAGCTGGTATTTTCTTTTTATTCGGATTAAAAGCATTACTAGCTTTTATCACCGCTGCTGTTTTTGGAATTTTATTACTTGAAACTGTAAACTATATAGAACATTATGGACTACTACGTAAACAGAATGAAAAAGGTCGTTATGAGCGTGTAAAAAGAACGCATTCATGGAATTCTGATCACAGAATTGGTATGTTAATGTTGTTTAATTTATCCCGTCACTCCGACCATCACTATAACGGAAGCAAACATTATCAGCTCTTAAAATCATTACCAGAAAGCCCACAAATGCCAACAGGATACCCGGGTATGATGCTGGTAGCCTTGGTTCCTCCATTATGGTTTTCAATAATGAATAAAAAAATACAAGACTTATAG